The following proteins are encoded in a genomic region of Paenibacillus sp. FSL R7-0273:
- a CDS encoding serine/threonine protein kinase — protein sequence MEKLTELITDDLMLKAAIESIDPQEPVKVSNVPYPWRLLGCGNYAAVFCHPGYEAYAVKIYAPGRPGLEEEAEVYKLLGQHPAYARCYYIGNTFLILDRLRGVTFYDSMKQGILITEQAIRDIDIALDYARSRGLHPHDVHAKNVMVKDGRGLIVDVSDFLKQEDCSMWEDFKKAYYRLYKPIASRWVFPVPKALLELVRKAYKWRKKKS from the coding sequence ATGGAGAAGCTGACGGAACTGATTACCGATGATTTAATGTTAAAAGCTGCTATTGAGAGTATTGATCCGCAGGAGCCTGTAAAAGTCAGCAATGTACCGTATCCCTGGAGGCTGCTGGGCTGCGGCAATTATGCCGCTGTTTTTTGCCATCCCGGTTATGAAGCTTATGCGGTGAAAATCTATGCCCCGGGCAGACCCGGCCTGGAGGAGGAAGCAGAGGTTTACAAGCTGCTGGGACAGCATCCGGCATATGCACGGTGCTATTATATCGGAAATACCTTTCTTATCCTGGACCGGCTGCGCGGCGTTACGTTTTACGACTCAATGAAGCAGGGAATACTGATTACTGAGCAGGCCATCCGCGATATTGACATCGCACTGGATTATGCCCGTTCCCGCGGTCTCCACCCGCATGATGTCCATGCCAAAAATGTGATGGTCAAGGACGGCCGCGGCCTGATAGTCGACGTGTCTGATTTTTTGAAGCAGGAAGACTGCAGCATGTGGGAGGATTTCAAAAAAGCGTACTACCGGCTATACAAGCCTATTGCCTCACGATGGGTATTTCCGGTTCCCAAAGCATTATTAGAGCTCGTCCGTAAAGCCTACAAATGGCGCAAAAAGAAGAGCTGA
- a CDS encoding gamma-glutamyl-gamma-aminobutyrate hydrolase family protein, with protein sequence MNKPMIGVLPLYDSGKESYWMLPAYMKAIENEGGIPVMLPLTTDEDIIPALAGRFDGFLFTGGHDINPELYGEKAEAVCGEWCDERDRMEQLLFDQVIELDKPAFGICRGLQLFNVLCGGTLYQDIPLQMNTDITVSHKQKPPYAEPSHSVHIHTGTLLHHILQTAQIDVNSYHHQGIKALPAGLTAAAAAEDGMVEAVSLPDKRFILAVQWHPEFSYGTDSNSRKLFSAFVNACIPAH encoded by the coding sequence ATGAACAAACCAATGATAGGCGTCCTGCCATTATACGACTCCGGTAAAGAGAGCTACTGGATGCTCCCGGCTTACATGAAGGCAATCGAGAACGAAGGCGGAATCCCTGTGATGCTGCCTCTTACAACGGATGAGGATATTATACCTGCTCTGGCCGGCAGGTTTGATGGCTTTCTGTTTACCGGCGGGCATGATATCAATCCAGAATTATATGGGGAAAAAGCAGAAGCGGTCTGCGGGGAATGGTGTGATGAACGCGACAGAATGGAGCAGCTGCTGTTTGACCAAGTAATTGAACTGGACAAGCCCGCCTTTGGAATCTGCCGCGGATTACAATTGTTTAACGTTCTGTGCGGCGGAACCCTGTATCAGGATATTCCATTGCAGATGAATACAGACATTACGGTCAGCCATAAGCAGAAGCCGCCTTATGCCGAGCCGTCCCATTCTGTACATATCCATACAGGTACTTTGCTCCACCACATATTGCAGACAGCTCAAATAGACGTTAACAGCTATCATCACCAGGGGATCAAAGCACTGCCTGCGGGCTTGACTGCTGCGGCAGCAGCGGAGGACGGCATGGTTGAAGCAGTATCTCTTCCGGACAAAAGATTTATTCTCGCTGTTCAGTGGCATCCGGAATTCAGTTACGGGACAGACAGCAACAGCAGAAAGCTTTTTTCGGCATTTGTAAATGCTTGTATTCCTGCACATTAG
- a CDS encoding MFS transporter — MFINVMILGIAFQLILNLTRPAVPLFASSLGASTLEIGVLTACYAFLPMFFSISAGKMADRFGDRLPVLAGMTGLGLSMALPWCFPSLWALYASQLITGFSSIFIAISLQNVLGHAAPEGKRNDYYGWFSTANSLGALLGPVTAGYLISHLSYPAVFAAAFFVFLITFVFAWKLSSGKPTAAAVKTGLADSLGLLKLPALRRALIGNALALYSREIFAAYFPLYAVSKGISVTGIGWILSIQGLSMVLVRLFMPWLQRKHSNDAILIGSIAASGTAFLLVSLTVNPVWLGVWSVLMGLGLGCGQPISMSVAYQSSPASRTGEVLGLRLLINRVSQFTAPLLFGMIGASLGLITVFYASSFFLLGGTLLIKPPKKE; from the coding sequence ATGTTTATTAATGTCATGATTCTAGGTATCGCTTTTCAGCTCATTCTTAACTTAACCAGACCTGCAGTGCCCTTGTTCGCTTCCTCTCTGGGGGCATCCACGCTCGAGATAGGTGTTTTGACCGCCTGCTATGCTTTCCTCCCCATGTTTTTCTCTATTTCCGCAGGCAAAATGGCCGACCGTTTCGGCGACCGCCTCCCGGTTCTGGCCGGAATGACGGGATTAGGCCTATCCATGGCCCTGCCCTGGTGTTTTCCTTCCCTCTGGGCGCTTTATGCGTCCCAGCTGATTACAGGCTTCTCCAGTATTTTTATTGCTATTTCCCTGCAAAATGTACTCGGGCACGCCGCTCCTGAAGGCAAGCGCAACGATTATTACGGCTGGTTCAGCACCGCTAATTCCCTTGGCGCCCTGCTCGGTCCGGTGACCGCCGGCTATCTTATCAGTCACCTGTCCTATCCGGCGGTTTTTGCCGCAGCCTTCTTTGTTTTTCTGATTACTTTTGTATTTGCATGGAAGCTCTCCTCCGGCAAGCCTACTGCTGCCGCCGTAAAAACCGGACTGGCGGACTCCCTGGGCCTGCTTAAGCTCCCCGCCCTCCGCAGGGCGCTGATCGGCAATGCGCTCGCACTGTACTCCAGAGAAATCTTTGCCGCCTATTTCCCGCTGTATGCGGTAAGTAAAGGCATTTCTGTAACCGGGATCGGCTGGATTCTCTCGATTCAGGGATTGTCCATGGTGCTGGTCCGCCTGTTCATGCCCTGGCTGCAGCGTAAGCATTCAAATGATGCCATCCTGATAGGCTCGATTGCCGCATCCGGGACAGCGTTTTTGCTGGTCTCCTTAACTGTTAATCCTGTGTGGCTTGGAGTCTGGAGTGTACTGATGGGACTCGGCCTGGGCTGCGGGCAGCCTATTTCCATGTCGGTTGCGTATCAGTCTTCCCCTGCTTCGAGAACGGGTGAGGTACTGGGGCTGCGTCTATTAATCAACAGAGTCTCACAGTTCACAGCTCCGCTGCTGTTCGGGATGATTGGGGCGTCGCTGGGACTGATTACCGTCTTTTATGCCAGCAGCTTCTTTTTACTGGGCGGAACCCTGCTGATCAAGCCGCCGAAGAAGGAATGA
- a CDS encoding LysR family transcriptional regulator: MDEKDWRILDVLGTERNITRTAEQIYLSQPTLTHRLQQLEKELGISLFVYRGRRGIEFTEQGETMVAYAREMLERLSDVKSRLVSQRGDLSGTLRLGVSRSVALYRLPAVLRQFSEAYPLIEYDITTAISQDLLGSVATQKEQIGIIRGIPHWLEQKEMLEQEQVCILSAVPVAVEELPQLRRITFTTDPSLSRIIDGWWKQQFSKPANVLMHVDNAEIAKRMVQNGLGYAIVPSIVLTEDDNQLYRTALTGADSEAVTWSTWLLYREELLDIPAVSAFVQFVQQHYRASIPSLYDNP, translated from the coding sequence ATGGATGAAAAGGATTGGCGCATACTGGACGTTTTGGGCACTGAACGTAATATTACGAGGACCGCGGAGCAGATTTATCTCTCGCAGCCTACTCTGACCCACCGCCTGCAGCAGCTGGAAAAGGAGCTTGGCATCAGCCTGTTCGTCTACCGGGGACGGCGGGGGATCGAGTTCACGGAGCAGGGTGAAACGATGGTAGCCTATGCCCGGGAAATGCTGGAGCGGCTGTCCGATGTCAAAAGCAGGCTGGTCAGCCAGCGCGGTGATCTAAGCGGCACGCTACGGCTTGGCGTCTCCCGGTCCGTGGCGCTGTATCGCCTTCCGGCGGTGCTCCGGCAATTTTCAGAGGCCTATCCGCTGATTGAATATGATATTACTACCGCGATCAGCCAGGATTTGCTTGGTTCAGTAGCTACACAGAAGGAGCAGATCGGGATTATCCGGGGCATACCCCACTGGCTGGAGCAAAAAGAGATGCTTGAACAGGAGCAGGTATGTATTCTGTCAGCGGTGCCGGTAGCTGTGGAGGAGCTTCCGCAGCTGCGCCGGATTACCTTTACAACGGACCCTTCCTTAAGCAGGATCATCGATGGCTGGTGGAAGCAGCAGTTCAGTAAGCCGGCCAATGTACTGATGCATGTGGACAATGCAGAAATTGCCAAACGGATGGTGCAAAACGGACTGGGCTACGCCATTGTTCCGTCCATCGTCCTGACTGAGGATGACAATCAGCTGTACCGGACCGCATTAACCGGAGCAGACAGCGAAGCCGTTACCTGGTCCACCTGGTTATTATACAGGGAGGAGCTGCTGGACATCCCGGCAGTTTCAGCCTTTGTTCAGTTTGTGCAGCAGCATTACCGGGCTTCCATACCCTCTCTCTATGATAATCCATAG
- a CDS encoding AraC family transcriptional regulator yields the protein MPAGSMKQQIELAELIQRFTPRDGVFETAVPNLFVIRYSEVSEPAYRVYKPSFCMIAQGVKEVFLAGERFEYGSADYLVASMNLPVVGQVIRAAADRPYLSFKLEFSYEQILEVMNGANVRIVPNENAKRALFVGQTEPSLMNATLRLIELLDRPDDIHFLAPLFIKEILYTLLKGPYGAALGQIAMEGSHSYRIREAIDQLTERYDQSIRVEQLAEAASMSLSTFHRNFKEVTGMSPIQFQKQLRLQEARRILLSESAEAAEVAFRVGYESASQFSREYARMFGSPPRSDVKQLKEMYDPARSIVFLGD from the coding sequence ATGCCAGCTGGCAGCATGAAGCAGCAAATAGAGCTCGCAGAGCTCATTCAGCGCTTTACACCGAGGGACGGCGTGTTTGAGACAGCGGTACCCAATTTATTTGTTATCCGGTATTCGGAGGTATCTGAGCCTGCGTACCGGGTGTATAAGCCGTCTTTTTGCATGATTGCCCAAGGGGTTAAGGAGGTATTCCTGGCAGGGGAGCGATTTGAATACGGCTCAGCTGATTATCTGGTCGCTTCCATGAATCTGCCTGTCGTCGGCCAGGTGATCAGAGCAGCAGCGGACAGGCCTTATCTCAGCTTCAAACTGGAGTTTAGCTATGAACAGATTCTGGAGGTCATGAACGGGGCAAATGTACGGATTGTGCCGAACGAGAACGCGAAGCGTGCCTTATTTGTCGGCCAGACTGAGCCTTCCCTGATGAACGCGACCCTAAGACTGATAGAATTACTGGACAGGCCGGATGATATCCACTTTCTTGCGCCTTTATTCATAAAAGAAATCCTGTATACCCTGCTAAAAGGTCCCTATGGTGCCGCACTCGGACAAATTGCCATGGAGGGCAGCCATTCATACCGGATTAGAGAGGCGATTGATCAGCTTACCGAACGTTATGACCAGTCCATTCGCGTGGAACAGCTTGCCGAAGCAGCAAGCATGAGCCTGTCCACCTTCCACCGTAACTTTAAGGAGGTGACCGGCATGAGCCCTATCCAGTTTCAGAAGCAGCTCAGGCTGCAGGAAGCGCGCCGTATTCTATTGTCGGAGTCGGCTGAGGCCGCCGAGGTTGCGTTCCGGGTCGGCTACGAGAGTGCTTCCCAGTTCAGCCGTGAATATGCCCGGATGTTCGGCTCGCCGCCGCGCTCCGATGTCAAGCAATTGAAGGAAATGTATGATCCCGCCAGAAGCATTGTTTTTCTGGGCGATTGA
- a CDS encoding aldo/keto reductase: MEYVKFGNTGLDVSRICLGCMSFGEALPEWHQWVLNEERSREIIKRALELGINFFDTANIYANGTSEEFTGRALKDYADRDEIVLATKVWGRMHKGPNGGGLSRKAILSEIDKSLKRLGTDYVDLYIIHRWDYDTPIEETMGALHDIVKSGKARYIGASAMYAWQFQKAQHTAEKNGWTRFVSMQNHLNLIYREEEREMLPLLKDQQIASTPYSPLASGRLIRDWSETTLRSETDHIQKSKYDASAEADRLIIERVAALAEKRGVPRIHIALAWLLQKDTVAAPIIGATKLAQLEDAVGALSVALTADEVAFLEELYVPHRVVGAQ, translated from the coding sequence ATGGAATATGTTAAATTCGGGAATACCGGTCTGGATGTCTCACGGATCTGTCTGGGCTGCATGAGCTTTGGGGAGGCGCTGCCGGAATGGCACCAGTGGGTGCTGAATGAGGAACGCAGCCGTGAAATCATCAAGCGGGCGCTGGAGCTGGGGATTAACTTTTTTGATACAGCCAACATTTATGCGAACGGCACCAGTGAGGAGTTCACCGGGCGGGCGCTCAAGGATTATGCAGACCGGGACGAGATCGTGCTGGCTACCAAGGTCTGGGGACGTATGCACAAGGGTCCTAACGGCGGGGGCTTGTCCCGGAAAGCTATTTTGAGTGAAATAGACAAAAGCCTGAAACGGCTCGGAACCGATTATGTCGATCTGTACATCATTCACCGCTGGGATTACGATACGCCGATCGAAGAGACCATGGGGGCGCTGCATGATATAGTGAAGTCCGGCAAAGCCCGCTATATCGGTGCGTCAGCCATGTATGCCTGGCAGTTCCAGAAGGCGCAGCATACCGCAGAGAAGAATGGCTGGACCCGCTTTGTGTCCATGCAGAATCACCTGAATCTGATCTACCGGGAAGAGGAAAGAGAAATGCTGCCGCTCCTTAAGGATCAGCAAATAGCTTCAACGCCGTACAGTCCGCTGGCATCCGGAAGACTCATCCGCGACTGGTCCGAAACCACGCTGCGCTCAGAAACAGATCACATCCAGAAATCCAAATACGATGCGTCTGCTGAGGCTGACAGGCTGATTATCGAGCGGGTAGCTGCACTTGCCGAAAAACGCGGCGTACCGCGTATTCATATTGCCCTTGCCTGGCTGCTGCAGAAGGACACAGTAGCTGCTCCGATAATCGGGGCAACCAAGCTGGCACAGCTTGAAGATGCTGTGGGAGCGCTATCCGTAGCATTAACTGCAGATGAGGTTGCTTTTCTCGAGGAATTATATGTACCGCACCGCGTAGTCGGAGCCCAATAA
- a CDS encoding aldo/keto reductase, with protein MEYVTLNNGVQMPVLGYGVYQIPDAEECERCVSDAISAGYRSIDTAQAYRNEEAVGHAIKKSGVAREEFFITTKVWISNAGYKRAKASIEESMRKLQLDYLDLVLIHQPFNDYYGTYRAMEELYKAGKIRAIGVSNFYPDRYIDLVKFSEVVPAVNQVETHVFHQQTAAHEIMKKYNTQIESWGPFAEGRNNFFTNATLQEVGDQYNKSVAQVALRYLIQRGIVVIPKTVSKDRMVQNINVFDFELTASDMDTIAALDTGESAFFSHADPQTVEFMTDYGKKGLE; from the coding sequence ATGGAATATGTAACACTTAATAATGGCGTTCAAATGCCGGTACTGGGATACGGGGTATATCAGATCCCGGATGCTGAGGAATGCGAAAGATGTGTATCGGACGCGATCAGCGCCGGTTACCGCTCGATAGATACGGCACAGGCATACCGCAATGAAGAGGCTGTCGGACACGCAATCAAGAAAAGCGGAGTAGCGAGGGAAGAGTTCTTCATCACCACCAAGGTCTGGATCTCCAACGCCGGCTATAAACGTGCCAAAGCATCTATTGAGGAATCCATGCGCAAGCTGCAGCTCGACTACCTCGATCTGGTGCTGATCCATCAGCCGTTTAACGATTATTACGGAACCTACCGGGCGATGGAGGAGCTCTACAAGGCAGGTAAGATCAGAGCCATCGGCGTAAGTAATTTCTATCCGGACAGATACATCGATCTGGTGAAATTCAGCGAAGTCGTTCCGGCCGTCAACCAGGTGGAGACCCATGTCTTCCATCAGCAGACAGCAGCCCATGAGATTATGAAAAAATACAACACACAGATCGAGTCCTGGGGTCCGTTTGCCGAAGGCAGGAACAACTTCTTCACCAACGCCACCCTTCAGGAGGTCGGTGATCAATATAACAAATCCGTAGCCCAGGTTGCTCTTCGTTATCTGATCCAGCGCGGCATTGTTGTTATTCCAAAGACCGTCAGCAAGGACCGGATGGTGCAGAATATCAATGTGTTCGATTTTGAACTGACTGCCTCAGATATGGATACAATTGCGGCTCTCGATACAGGGGAAAGTGCGTTTTTCTCCCACGCAGATCCGCAAACGGTAGAATTTATGACGGATTACGGTAAAAAAGGTCTGGAATAA
- a CDS encoding helix-turn-helix domain-containing protein yields MMNIYGAEHHLLVLSDTIDADEHAHSFVQVTIALRGELDIALDGRTIHCNGIAMDSNVLHRLNGTGTPLMLLLIDGTSDIAAGFRQQIDGCGYCLLPPELVEKISRFVQEQCTGITDSSSYSLFFRQLMKLFGLDNVQTGISDTRIQDLITLIRDCRDSEHSVGEFANQLGLSGSRLSHLFKENTGTSLSGYIVLHKLQKAVYLIFNGAPITEAAMEAGFDSPSHFAATSKRMLGMSAREIRRDSVFLKVSCLH; encoded by the coding sequence ATGATGAATATATACGGGGCAGAACATCACCTGCTCGTCCTGTCGGACACCATTGATGCGGATGAACATGCGCATTCCTTTGTACAGGTAACCATAGCGCTTCGGGGCGAACTCGACATTGCTCTGGACGGAAGGACGATTCACTGTAACGGAATTGCGATGGATTCGAACGTCTTACATCGTTTGAATGGAACGGGGACACCGCTAATGCTGCTGCTGATCGACGGAACCTCGGATATAGCAGCCGGTTTCAGGCAGCAGATTGACGGCTGCGGTTACTGTCTGCTCCCGCCTGAGTTGGTGGAGAAGATAAGCAGATTTGTTCAGGAGCAATGCACAGGAATCACAGACAGCAGCAGCTACAGCCTCTTTTTCCGGCAGCTAATGAAACTGTTCGGGCTGGACAATGTGCAGACAGGTATATCGGACACAAGAATCCAGGATTTGATTACACTCATTAGGGATTGCCGTGATTCTGAGCATTCTGTTGGTGAGTTCGCCAATCAGCTGGGACTTTCGGGCAGCAGGCTGTCCCATCTGTTTAAGGAGAATACGGGAACTTCCCTGAGCGGATATATCGTGCTGCATAAGCTGCAAAAAGCAGTTTATTTGATTTTTAACGGAGCTCCAATTACGGAAGCAGCGATGGAAGCAGGCTTTGACAGTCCTTCACACTTTGCCGCGACAAGCAAACGGATGCTGGGAATGTCGGCGAGGGAAATCCGCAGGGATAGCGTTTTTTTGAAAGTTTCCTGCCTGCACTAA
- a CDS encoding transglutaminase-like domain-containing protein, protein MTVHLSETALLNYSHPQIKQLIHEQGWLQLPVKEQILQIYNYVRDEIQFGYNRADAIAASEILRDGYGQCNTKGILFMALLRAVGIPCRMHGFTIHKELQKGAMKGWYYRLSPQEIVHSWVEVRYKDMWLNIEGFILDVPYLSKLQEKFADCPEGFCGYGAATDNLLNPSIYWDENDTYIQKEGIVQDFGIFDSPDEFFAVHRQELGPLREAVFVHIVRHLMNRNVQKIRQAKAES, encoded by the coding sequence ATGACTGTACACTTGTCGGAGACAGCATTATTGAATTACTCGCATCCGCAGATTAAGCAGCTGATTCATGAGCAAGGCTGGCTGCAGCTTCCGGTCAAGGAGCAAATACTGCAAATCTATAACTACGTCCGTGACGAAATTCAGTTCGGCTATAACCGTGCAGATGCTATTGCGGCTTCTGAAATTTTAAGAGACGGCTACGGGCAATGCAATACTAAAGGGATTCTATTCATGGCTCTGCTCAGAGCCGTTGGAATTCCGTGCCGGATGCATGGATTCACCATTCATAAGGAGCTGCAAAAGGGGGCGATGAAGGGCTGGTATTACCGGCTCTCCCCGCAGGAAATCGTCCATAGCTGGGTTGAAGTCAGGTATAAGGACATGTGGCTAAATATCGAGGGCTTTATCCTTGACGTTCCTTATTTAAGCAAGCTTCAGGAAAAATTCGCAGACTGCCCGGAAGGGTTTTGCGGCTACGGCGCTGCCACTGATAACCTGCTCAACCCCTCAATATACTGGGATGAAAACGATACGTATATTCAAAAGGAAGGTATCGTTCAGGATTTCGGAATATTTGACAGTCCCGACGAATTCTTCGCGGTGCACCGGCAGGAGCTGGGCCCGCTGCGTGAGGCTGTATTTGTACATATTGTCCGTCATCTGATGAACCGCAATGTCCAGAAGATACGGCAAGCTAAGGCCGAATCATGA
- a CDS encoding glycoside hydrolase family 13 protein, whose protein sequence is MNKTYWKESVVYEVYLRSFKDSNGDGIGDLNGLISQADYFSELGIDTIWLSPVYLSPDVDNGYDIKDYLAIQPEYGTMADWERLLKELHGRSIRLIMDLVLNHTSDEHPWFIDARSSRDSKYRDYYIWRPAAEDGGPPNNWTSYLGKPAWTFDEGSGEYYLHLYNARQPDLNWDNPQLRAEMHKIMTFWLNKGIDGFRMDAINSISKDQRFPDTDKTKLQANGEPYTKNGPHIHEFLREMNDKVFSKYKIFTAGETSKVNEDDVLMYTRPERRELSMVLSAEASKLADCEEDQWQSKEWDLDDLREVMIMWQKDVGEPGGWFGLYLSNHDQPRMVATFGDQGKYRVESAKMLAILLHTLKGTPFILQGEELGMTNHPGLRRIEDFNDQQSHSYYDVMVKERGEPEELIMERIRRKSRDHARTPMQWDSSPNAGFTSGQPWLPVHPDYEEVNLLQQKNDPDSVFQFYKKLIRLRKDHPVMVYGEFDLMLKEHQQIFAYSRHDEDEEWLILLNFTAEEAHWELPEEEAERLEGADFLFGNYPDEAEPKCHRQGSLKPYEGLVYRRYQEKKPLIQ, encoded by the coding sequence ATGAACAAGACCTACTGGAAAGAAAGCGTAGTATACGAAGTCTACCTGCGCAGCTTCAAAGACAGCAACGGCGACGGGATTGGAGACTTAAACGGCCTGATCTCACAGGCGGACTACTTCTCCGAGCTTGGAATCGATACCATCTGGCTGTCTCCTGTCTATCTGTCCCCGGATGTGGACAATGGCTATGACATTAAGGATTATCTGGCGATTCAGCCTGAATACGGAACGATGGCGGATTGGGAACGGCTGCTTAAGGAGCTGCACGGCCGGAGCATCCGGCTGATCATGGATCTGGTGCTTAACCATACCTCGGATGAGCATCCCTGGTTCATAGATGCACGGTCCTCCAGGGACAGCAAATACCGGGATTACTATATTTGGCGCCCGGCTGCTGAAGACGGTGGTCCACCCAACAACTGGACGTCCTATCTCGGCAAGCCTGCCTGGACCTTCGACGAAGGCAGCGGTGAATATTATCTGCATTTATACAACGCCAGGCAGCCTGATTTGAACTGGGACAATCCTCAGCTCCGGGCCGAAATGCATAAGATCATGACCTTTTGGCTGAATAAGGGCATTGACGGCTTCCGTATGGATGCAATTAATTCGATCTCTAAGGATCAGCGGTTTCCGGATACGGACAAGACCAAGCTGCAGGCAAACGGTGAGCCCTATACCAAAAATGGTCCGCACATCCATGAATTCCTGCGGGAAATGAATGATAAGGTATTCTCGAAATATAAGATATTCACTGCAGGTGAAACCTCCAAGGTCAATGAAGACGATGTGCTGATGTACACCAGGCCGGAGCGGCGGGAGCTGAGCATGGTCCTATCGGCGGAGGCCTCCAAGCTGGCTGATTGCGAGGAGGATCAGTGGCAGAGCAAGGAGTGGGATCTGGATGACCTGCGTGAGGTAATGATTATGTGGCAAAAGGATGTCGGTGAACCGGGAGGCTGGTTCGGGCTGTATCTCAGTAACCATGATCAGCCCCGGATGGTGGCGACCTTTGGGGATCAGGGCAAATACCGGGTGGAATCGGCCAAGATGCTGGCCATTCTGCTGCATACGTTAAAGGGCACCCCGTTCATTCTTCAGGGTGAAGAGCTTGGCATGACCAATCATCCCGGACTGCGCCGCATAGAGGATTTCAACGACCAGCAGTCACACTCGTATTATGATGTAATGGTTAAAGAACGGGGTGAACCGGAGGAGCTTATTATGGAGCGCATCCGCCGCAAATCACGGGATCACGCCCGTACCCCGATGCAGTGGGACAGCAGCCCGAACGCCGGCTTTACTTCCGGACAGCCATGGCTGCCGGTGCATCCGGATTATGAGGAGGTTAATCTGCTTCAACAGAAAAACGATCCGGATTCGGTATTCCAATTCTACAAAAAGCTGATCCGTCTGCGTAAGGACCATCCGGTAATGGTATATGGTGAGTTCGACCTCATGCTAAAGGAGCATCAGCAGATCTTTGCCTATTCCCGCCATGATGAGGATGAGGAGTGGCTGATTCTGCTCAACTTCACAGCTGAAGAGGCGCATTGGGAGCTTCCGGAGGAAGAAGCCGAGCGGCTGGAAGGCGCAGACTTTCTGTTCGGTAACTATCCGGATGAGGCTGAGCCGAAATGCCACCGGCAAGGCTCCCTTAAGCCTTATGAAGGGCTGGTGTACCGGAGATATCAGGAGAAAAAGCCACTCATCCAATGA